The Anaerosoma tenue genome has a window encoding:
- a CDS encoding FMN-binding protein: MSNLLKLVIPVLVTCVVAAAGLSVTYAVTAPKIAEQDRLAEERSLQAVLPDATFTCLEDSRIATEMDDASDPVEVLDAFYAAADGEQVGWALKVSSRGYGGPMVVVIGMDTSGSVTGVSILSHNETAGLGTKVMSEEWFLQQFADLGAGFADDDVRSLDVISGSTKSSNGVRNGVAAAGRVYTGVLSGLDVGGLEGGSQ, encoded by the coding sequence ATGAGTAATCTGTTGAAACTCGTGATACCGGTGCTCGTGACATGCGTGGTGGCTGCGGCCGGGCTGTCGGTCACATACGCGGTCACGGCGCCCAAGATCGCCGAGCAGGACCGCCTGGCCGAGGAGCGTTCGCTGCAGGCGGTGCTCCCGGACGCCACGTTCACATGTCTCGAGGACTCGCGGATCGCCACCGAGATGGACGATGCATCCGATCCGGTCGAGGTGCTCGACGCGTTCTACGCTGCTGCCGATGGTGAGCAGGTGGGCTGGGCGCTCAAGGTCTCGTCGCGCGGATACGGTGGTCCGATGGTGGTCGTTATAGGAATGGATACATCCGGTTCAGTGACGGGTGTCAGCATCCTGTCCCATAACGAGACCGCGGGGCTGGGGACCAAAGTCATGAGCGAGGAGTGGTTCCTGCAGCAGTTCGCGGACCTCGGCGCGGGCTTCGCCGATGACGATGTCCGCTCGCTGGACGTGATCAGCGGTTCGACGAAGTCGTCCAACGGCGTGCGGAACGGCGTTGCGGCCGCGGGACGCGTGTACACCGGTGTCCTGAGCGGATTGGACGTGGGCGGATTGGAGGGGGGTTCTCAATGA
- the rsxE gene encoding electron transport complex subunit RsxE yields MSEWLRVFRRGIGIENPLTVLMIGLCATLAVSTQFQNALFMGFAVIFVLAMSNVLVSLFRKVIPSQVRIPIFIVVIASFVTIVDLVMKAFVPSIYSVLGIWIPLIVVNCMILGRAEAFAYHNKVGFAIADGLGMGIGFSTVIVLLAFIREILGTGKIVWFDSTLISLPAGFAPPSLFLLFPGAFLVFAFMIVGARWINERLDARKEGPACRV; encoded by the coding sequence ATGAGCGAGTGGCTTCGCGTGTTCCGCCGCGGGATCGGCATCGAGAACCCGCTGACCGTGCTGATGATCGGGCTCTGCGCCACACTCGCGGTCTCCACGCAGTTCCAGAACGCACTGTTCATGGGCTTCGCGGTGATCTTCGTCCTTGCGATGAGCAACGTGCTCGTGTCGCTCTTCCGCAAGGTCATCCCAAGCCAGGTGCGCATACCGATATTCATCGTCGTCATCGCGTCGTTCGTGACCATCGTCGACCTCGTGATGAAGGCTTTCGTCCCGAGCATCTACAGCGTGCTCGGCATCTGGATCCCTCTTATCGTCGTCAACTGCATGATCCTGGGTCGTGCCGAGGCGTTCGCGTACCACAACAAGGTGGGCTTCGCGATCGCCGATGGTCTTGGCATGGGCATCGGGTTCTCCACCGTGATAGTGCTCCTTGCGTTCATCCGCGAGATCCTCGGCACCGGCAAGATCGTCTGGTTCGATTCGACGCTCATCAGTCTCCCGGCGGGTTTTGCACCGCCGAGCCTGTTCCTGTTGTTCCCGGGGGCGTTCCTGGTGTTCGCGTTCATGATCGTGGGCGCGCGATGGATCAATGAACGTCTCGATGCACGGAAGGAGGGTCCGGCATGTCGGGTGTGA
- a CDS encoding electron transport complex protein RnfA: MSGVSQLALLFIGAALINNILLTRFIGLCPFFGVSGNMETSIGMSLSVIFVMVMASTATWVVWEFILDPLGVGEFLYIPAFILIIASLVQFVEMYLRKASPVLYRAMGIYLPLITTNCAVLATATEAAKPGFFKMNIALGASLSLGEALVYTLGVSVGFGFALITFAALRERLELVPAPRLMKGTPIAFITAGLLSLSYLGMSGWFGL; encoded by the coding sequence ATGTCGGGTGTGAGTCAACTCGCGCTGTTGTTCATCGGTGCGGCGCTCATCAACAACATCCTGCTCACCCGTTTCATCGGCCTGTGCCCCTTCTTCGGCGTGTCGGGCAACATGGAGACGTCCATCGGCATGAGTCTCTCGGTGATCTTCGTCATGGTGATGGCGTCCACGGCCACCTGGGTGGTGTGGGAGTTCATACTCGACCCGCTCGGCGTCGGGGAGTTCCTGTACATCCCGGCGTTCATCCTGATCATCGCTTCGCTCGTGCAGTTCGTTGAGATGTACCTGCGCAAAGCCAGTCCGGTCCTCTACCGTGCGATGGGCATCTACCTGCCGCTCATCACCACGAACTGCGCTGTGCTCGCCACCGCCACGGAGGCGGCCAAGCCGGGATTCTTCAAGATGAACATCGCACTCGGCGCCTCGTTGAGCCTGGGTGAGGCGCTCGTCTACACGCTGGGCGTCTCGGTCGGTTTCGGCTTCGCGCTGATCACCTTCGCGGCGCTGCGGGAGCGCCTCGAGCTCGTGCCTGCGCCGCGGCTGATGAAAGGCACTCCCATCGCGTTCATCACCGCGGGACTGCTTTCGCTGTCATACCTGGGGATGTCCGGCTGGTTCGGTCTGTGA
- a CDS encoding RnfABCDGE type electron transport complex subunit B, whose product MLILKAVGALSVIGVITSTILATAAKRFYVEVDPRVEAVAAALPGSNCGACGNPSCFMSAEKMVSGELEPNACVAGGQSVTDAVAAILGADTCDAIAMISARHCGGGDRAVRAYEYAGVRSCAAANRLAGGPLACSAGCLGYGDCVRACPFDAIHLDERGLPVVDPAKCTGCGICVKECPRGQITLLEMVPESAPVVVRCNAHDKVKARKANCSACCIACRKCERECPADAIHVIDMLAVVDYTKCTGCGTCVEVCPQDCIDLYGRAAAVDTMAADGRGGGAITNVTGKRIEAGA is encoded by the coding sequence ATGCTCATACTCAAAGCCGTCGGCGCCCTGTCGGTGATCGGCGTGATCACCTCGACCATCCTGGCTACCGCAGCGAAGCGCTTCTACGTCGAGGTTGACCCCCGGGTCGAGGCAGTGGCGGCCGCGCTACCCGGCTCGAACTGTGGTGCGTGCGGGAATCCGTCATGCTTCATGTCGGCCGAGAAGATGGTCTCCGGAGAACTGGAGCCTAACGCGTGTGTGGCAGGCGGACAGTCCGTGACCGATGCCGTGGCGGCGATACTCGGCGCCGACACGTGTGATGCGATCGCCATGATCTCGGCGCGACACTGCGGCGGTGGCGATCGCGCGGTGCGGGCGTACGAGTATGCCGGGGTGCGTTCATGCGCCGCGGCCAACCGCCTCGCGGGCGGTCCGCTCGCGTGCTCTGCCGGCTGCCTCGGCTATGGCGACTGTGTACGCGCGTGTCCGTTCGATGCCATCCACCTCGACGAGCGGGGCCTGCCTGTCGTGGACCCGGCCAAGTGCACAGGGTGCGGCATCTGCGTGAAGGAGTGTCCGCGCGGCCAGATCACCCTGCTCGAGATGGTGCCCGAGAGCGCACCGGTCGTCGTCCGCTGTAATGCGCACGACAAGGTGAAGGCGCGCAAGGCCAACTGCTCGGCATGTTGCATCGCCTGCAGGAAATGCGAGCGCGAATGCCCGGCGGACGCGATCCACGTCATCGACATGCTGGCAGTGGTGGACTACACGAAGTGCACCGGTTGCGGTACGTGCGTCGAGGTGTGTCCGCAGGACTGCATCGATCTCTACGGACGTGCGGCCGCGGTCGACACCATGGCCGCTGACGGCCGGGGCGGCGGCGCCATCACGAACGTGACGGGCAAGCGCATCGAGGCCGGAGCCTGA
- a CDS encoding NusG domain II-containing protein: MTRADRILIAVLACAALLAWPLVASAGVASGEAVIEAPAGRTTIALADDAIYQVAGARGTVVVEVADGSVRVLESDCPDQVCVRTGAVSASGSVIACVPNGVVVRVGGGGSDGLDARVR; this comes from the coding sequence ATGACGCGCGCCGACAGGATCCTGATAGCCGTACTCGCGTGCGCAGCGCTGCTGGCGTGGCCGTTGGTCGCCAGTGCGGGTGTCGCTTCCGGCGAGGCGGTCATCGAGGCGCCTGCTGGCCGCACCACCATCGCGCTGGCGGATGACGCCATCTACCAGGTCGCCGGAGCCCGGGGTACGGTCGTCGTCGAGGTCGCTGACGGCAGCGTCCGGGTGCTCGAGTCGGACTGCCCGGACCAGGTGTGTGTGCGCACGGGCGCGGTGTCCGCCTCCGGATCTGTGATCGCGTGTGTTCCCAATGGTGTCGTCGTGCGGGTGGGGGGAGGCGGGAGCGATGGACTCGATGCTCGCGTCCGTTAG
- a CDS encoding Gx transporter family protein: MDSMLASVSTSVTRGSVVSRRVAVGSGLLAVACVLGLIEAAMPGLPLAPWLKLGLANIAVVVALAVADGATAAVVSLGRVVIVGLATGTLGTPVGLIAAAGAIASLGVMWALSSRGDAFSLVGWSAAGSAAHVLAQLVIAGPLVGSWSLMALAPASVLIALPLGALTGYLARTIVSRLTER, encoded by the coding sequence ATGGACTCGATGCTCGCGTCCGTTAGCACCTCCGTCACCCGCGGGTCTGTGGTGTCGCGCCGGGTGGCCGTCGGTTCCGGGCTCCTGGCCGTAGCCTGCGTCCTCGGGCTGATCGAGGCTGCGATGCCGGGCCTGCCGCTCGCTCCATGGTTGAAGCTGGGGCTCGCCAACATCGCCGTGGTGGTGGCGTTGGCGGTGGCCGATGGGGCCACGGCGGCAGTCGTCAGTCTTGGCCGTGTGGTCATCGTCGGTCTTGCCACGGGCACTCTCGGCACGCCTGTCGGATTGATCGCCGCCGCTGGCGCGATCGCATCCCTTGGCGTGATGTGGGCGCTCTCCAGTCGTGGCGATGCATTCTCGCTCGTGGGCTGGTCCGCCGCAGGGTCCGCCGCCCACGTGCTCGCACAGTTGGTCATAGCCGGGCCGCTGGTCGGATCCTGGTCGTTGATGGCGCTTGCGCCGGCATCGGTCCTCATCGCGCTTCCCCTCGGTGCGCTCACGGGCTATCTCGCTCGCACGATCGTCTCCCGCCTCACTGAACGGTGA
- the radC gene encoding RadC family protein — MAPRLVGMGPQARELVLCGRPDAVSDADLLALVLGCREGSAARTLLEHHPMPDGLWRASAEDLCSQHGIGPAAAARLLGSLELGRRASLRSPHVRPVVSRPDDVVRLCAPQFRGSDREHFWALALNTKNQLLRTIEVSVGSLNASIVHPRELFKEAVKVSAASVVVVHNHPSGDPTPSGADIQLTRRLVKAGDVLGIEVLDHVVIGDGGDHTSLRDLGLM, encoded by the coding sequence GTGGCGCCACGATTGGTGGGTATGGGGCCACAGGCACGTGAACTGGTGCTGTGCGGCCGTCCGGACGCAGTATCCGACGCGGACCTGCTGGCACTGGTCCTCGGGTGCCGTGAGGGGTCGGCCGCGCGGACGCTCCTTGAGCACCACCCGATGCCCGACGGCCTGTGGCGGGCGAGCGCCGAAGACCTGTGCTCCCAGCACGGCATAGGTCCCGCGGCCGCTGCCCGGCTGCTTGGTTCCCTGGAGCTCGGACGTCGGGCATCGCTGCGGAGCCCGCACGTGCGCCCGGTCGTCTCACGGCCGGATGACGTTGTACGGCTGTGTGCGCCGCAGTTTCGCGGATCGGATCGCGAGCACTTCTGGGCGCTCGCGCTCAACACGAAGAACCAGCTGCTGCGCACGATAGAAGTGTCGGTCGGCAGCCTGAACGCGTCGATCGTCCATCCCCGCGAGCTGTTCAAGGAGGCCGTCAAGGTATCGGCCGCGTCGGTGGTGGTGGTCCATAACCACCCGAGCGGTGACCCCACCCCGTCCGGCGCGGACATCCAACTCACGCGTCGGCTGGTGAAGGCGGGGGATGTCCTCGGCATCGAGGTGCTGGATCACGTCGTCATCGGAGACGGGGGCGACCACACGAGCCTACGCGACCTCGGACTCATGTGA